One genomic region from Ptychodera flava strain L36383 chromosome 5, AS_Pfla_20210202, whole genome shotgun sequence encodes:
- the LOC139133009 gene encoding microtubule-associated protein RP/EB family member 3-like isoform X19 codes for MWKQRSETNMSAVNVYATSATSENLSRHDMLAWINDSLELNYGKIEQLCSGVAYCQFMDMLFTNCLPLKKVKMQAKLEHEYIQNFKILQAAFKKTGTDKVIPVERLVKGRFQDNFEFVQWFKKYFDANYKGTDYDPVEARGQAQPGGGDMRQPTNRKPVGTAGNPSPQFKSPASRSTRPAASSVVNNNQVAELNQQLLEVKLTVDGLEKERDFYFSKLREIEIICQQHEDENHPGIQKIVEVLYATEDGFAPPADEEFEGEQDEY; via the exons ATGTGGAAGCAAAGATC TGAAACCAACATGTCGGCTGTTAACGTTTATGCTACCAGCGCGACATCAGAAAACCTAAGCAGACATGATATGTTGGCATGGATTAACGACAGCCTTGAGTTAAATTACGGGAAAATAGAACAGCTTTGTTCAG GGGTTGCGTACTGCCAGTTCATGGATATGCTGTTCACAAACTGTTTACCTCTAAAGAAGGTCAAAATGCAAGCAAAGCTAGAACACGAATAcatccaaaatttcaaaatattacaggCAGCCTTTAAGAAAACAGGAACTGATAAG GTCATTCCAGTTGAAAGACTTGTCAAAGGTAGATTTCaagacaattttgaatttgtacAGTGGTTTAAAAAGTACTTCGATGCAAACTACAAAGGAACGGATTACGACCCAGTAGAGGCCAGGGGGCAGGCACAGCCCGGTGGAGGAGATATGCGACAACCAACGAACAGGAAACCAGTAGGCACGGCAGGTAATCCAT CACCACAGTTCAAATCACCTGCTTCAAGGAGTACTCGTCCAGCCGCATCTTCGGTGGTAAACAATAACCAAGTCGCAGAGCTTAATCAACAG TTGCTGGAAGTCAAGCTCACGGTTGATGGACTTGAAAAGGAGAGAGACTTTTACTTCAGCAAACTCCgtgaaattgaaattatttgCCAGCAGCACGAAGATGAAAACCATCCGGGCATCCAAAAAATTGTTGAAGTTCTTTATGCAACAGAG
- the LOC139133009 gene encoding microtubule-associated protein RP/EB family member 3-like isoform X13 produces MWKQRSETNMSAVNVYATSATSENLSRHDMLAWINDSLELNYGKIEQLCSGVAYCQFMDMLFTNCLPLKKVKMQAKLEHEYIQNFKILQAAFKKTGTDKVIPVERLVKGRFQDNFEFVQWFKKYFDANYKGTDYDPVEARGQAQPGGGDMRQPTNRKPVGTAGNPSPQFKSPASRSTRPAASSVVNNNQVAELNQQLLEVKLTVDGLEKERDFYFSKLREIEIICQQHEDENHPGIQKIVEVLYATEDGFAAPAEDAIEDDNVECDLGDF; encoded by the exons ATGTGGAAGCAAAGATC TGAAACCAACATGTCGGCTGTTAACGTTTATGCTACCAGCGCGACATCAGAAAACCTAAGCAGACATGATATGTTGGCATGGATTAACGACAGCCTTGAGTTAAATTACGGGAAAATAGAACAGCTTTGTTCAG GGGTTGCGTACTGCCAGTTCATGGATATGCTGTTCACAAACTGTTTACCTCTAAAGAAGGTCAAAATGCAAGCAAAGCTAGAACACGAATAcatccaaaatttcaaaatattacaggCAGCCTTTAAGAAAACAGGAACTGATAAG GTCATTCCAGTTGAAAGACTTGTCAAAGGTAGATTTCaagacaattttgaatttgtacAGTGGTTTAAAAAGTACTTCGATGCAAACTACAAAGGAACGGATTACGACCCAGTAGAGGCCAGGGGGCAGGCACAGCCCGGTGGAGGAGATATGCGACAACCAACGAACAGGAAACCAGTAGGCACGGCAGGTAATCCAT CACCACAGTTCAAATCACCTGCTTCAAGGAGTACTCGTCCAGCCGCATCTTCGGTGGTAAACAATAACCAAGTCGCAGAGCTTAATCAACAG TTGCTGGAAGTCAAGCTCACGGTTGATGGACTTGAAAAGGAGAGAGACTTTTACTTCAGCAAACTCCgtgaaattgaaattatttgCCAGCAGCACGAAGATGAAAACCATCCGGGCATCCAAAAAATTGTTGAAGTTCTTTATGCAACAGAG GATGGATTTGCAGCACCTGCTGAGGACGCAATAGAGGATGACAATGTTGAGTGTGATCTTGGTGATTTCTAA
- the LOC139133009 gene encoding microtubule-associated protein RP/EB family member 3-like isoform X3: MWKQRSETNMSAVNVYATSATSENLSRHDMLAWINDSLELNYGKIEQLCSGVAYCQFMDMLFTNCLPLKKVKMQAKLEHEYIQNFKILQAAFKKTGTDKVIPVERLVKGRFQDNFEFVQWFKKYFDANYKGTDYDPVEARGQAQPGGGDMRQPTNRKPVGTAGNPSPQFKSPASRSTRPAASSVVNNNQVAELNQQLLEVKLTVDGLEKERDFYFSKLREIEIICQQHEDENHPGIQKIVEVLYATEPCDGQASKSDQDGFAAPAEDAIEDDNVECDLGDF, from the exons ATGTGGAAGCAAAGATC TGAAACCAACATGTCGGCTGTTAACGTTTATGCTACCAGCGCGACATCAGAAAACCTAAGCAGACATGATATGTTGGCATGGATTAACGACAGCCTTGAGTTAAATTACGGGAAAATAGAACAGCTTTGTTCAG GGGTTGCGTACTGCCAGTTCATGGATATGCTGTTCACAAACTGTTTACCTCTAAAGAAGGTCAAAATGCAAGCAAAGCTAGAACACGAATAcatccaaaatttcaaaatattacaggCAGCCTTTAAGAAAACAGGAACTGATAAG GTCATTCCAGTTGAAAGACTTGTCAAAGGTAGATTTCaagacaattttgaatttgtacAGTGGTTTAAAAAGTACTTCGATGCAAACTACAAAGGAACGGATTACGACCCAGTAGAGGCCAGGGGGCAGGCACAGCCCGGTGGAGGAGATATGCGACAACCAACGAACAGGAAACCAGTAGGCACGGCAGGTAATCCAT CACCACAGTTCAAATCACCTGCTTCAAGGAGTACTCGTCCAGCCGCATCTTCGGTGGTAAACAATAACCAAGTCGCAGAGCTTAATCAACAG TTGCTGGAAGTCAAGCTCACGGTTGATGGACTTGAAAAGGAGAGAGACTTTTACTTCAGCAAACTCCgtgaaattgaaattatttgCCAGCAGCACGAAGATGAAAACCATCCGGGCATCCAAAAAATTGTTGAAGTTCTTTATGCAACAGAG CCATGTGATGGTCAAGCTTCTAAGTCGGATCAG GATGGATTTGCAGCACCTGCTGAGGACGCAATAGAGGATGACAATGTTGAGTGTGATCTTGGTGATTTCTAA
- the LOC139133009 gene encoding microtubule-associated protein RP/EB family member 3-like isoform X6, with protein MWKQRSETNMSAVNVYATSATSENLSRHDMLAWINDSLELNYGKIEQLCSGVAYCQFMDMLFTNCLPLKKVKMQAKLEHEYIQNFKILQAAFKKTGTDKVIPVERLVKGRFQDNFEFVQWFKKYFDANYKGTDYDPVEARGQAQPGGGDMRQPTNRKPVGTAAPQFKSPASRSTRPAASSVVNNNQVAELNQQLLEVKLTVDGLEKERDFYFSKLREIEIICQQHEDENHPGIQKIVEVLYATEPCDGQASKSDQDGFAAPAEDAIEDDNVECDLGDF; from the exons ATGTGGAAGCAAAGATC TGAAACCAACATGTCGGCTGTTAACGTTTATGCTACCAGCGCGACATCAGAAAACCTAAGCAGACATGATATGTTGGCATGGATTAACGACAGCCTTGAGTTAAATTACGGGAAAATAGAACAGCTTTGTTCAG GGGTTGCGTACTGCCAGTTCATGGATATGCTGTTCACAAACTGTTTACCTCTAAAGAAGGTCAAAATGCAAGCAAAGCTAGAACACGAATAcatccaaaatttcaaaatattacaggCAGCCTTTAAGAAAACAGGAACTGATAAG GTCATTCCAGTTGAAAGACTTGTCAAAGGTAGATTTCaagacaattttgaatttgtacAGTGGTTTAAAAAGTACTTCGATGCAAACTACAAAGGAACGGATTACGACCCAGTAGAGGCCAGGGGGCAGGCACAGCCCGGTGGAGGAGATATGCGACAACCAACGAACAGGAAACCAGTAGGCACGGCAG CACCACAGTTCAAATCACCTGCTTCAAGGAGTACTCGTCCAGCCGCATCTTCGGTGGTAAACAATAACCAAGTCGCAGAGCTTAATCAACAG TTGCTGGAAGTCAAGCTCACGGTTGATGGACTTGAAAAGGAGAGAGACTTTTACTTCAGCAAACTCCgtgaaattgaaattatttgCCAGCAGCACGAAGATGAAAACCATCCGGGCATCCAAAAAATTGTTGAAGTTCTTTATGCAACAGAG CCATGTGATGGTCAAGCTTCTAAGTCGGATCAG GATGGATTTGCAGCACCTGCTGAGGACGCAATAGAGGATGACAATGTTGAGTGTGATCTTGGTGATTTCTAA
- the LOC139133009 gene encoding microtubule-associated protein RP/EB family member 3-like isoform X16, with amino-acid sequence MWKQRSETNMSAVNVYATSATSENLSRHDMLAWINDSLELNYGKIEQLCSGVAYCQFMDMLFTNCLPLKKVKMQAKLEHEYIQNFKILQAAFKKTGTDKVIPVERLVKGRFQDNFEFVQWFKKYFDANYKGTDYDPVEARGQAQPGGGDMRQPTNRKPVGTAAPQFKSPASRSTRPAASSVVNNNQVAELNQQLLEVKLTVDGLEKERDFYFSKLREIEIICQQHEDENHPGIQKIVEVLYATEDGFAAPAEDAIEDDNVECDLGDF; translated from the exons ATGTGGAAGCAAAGATC TGAAACCAACATGTCGGCTGTTAACGTTTATGCTACCAGCGCGACATCAGAAAACCTAAGCAGACATGATATGTTGGCATGGATTAACGACAGCCTTGAGTTAAATTACGGGAAAATAGAACAGCTTTGTTCAG GGGTTGCGTACTGCCAGTTCATGGATATGCTGTTCACAAACTGTTTACCTCTAAAGAAGGTCAAAATGCAAGCAAAGCTAGAACACGAATAcatccaaaatttcaaaatattacaggCAGCCTTTAAGAAAACAGGAACTGATAAG GTCATTCCAGTTGAAAGACTTGTCAAAGGTAGATTTCaagacaattttgaatttgtacAGTGGTTTAAAAAGTACTTCGATGCAAACTACAAAGGAACGGATTACGACCCAGTAGAGGCCAGGGGGCAGGCACAGCCCGGTGGAGGAGATATGCGACAACCAACGAACAGGAAACCAGTAGGCACGGCAG CACCACAGTTCAAATCACCTGCTTCAAGGAGTACTCGTCCAGCCGCATCTTCGGTGGTAAACAATAACCAAGTCGCAGAGCTTAATCAACAG TTGCTGGAAGTCAAGCTCACGGTTGATGGACTTGAAAAGGAGAGAGACTTTTACTTCAGCAAACTCCgtgaaattgaaattatttgCCAGCAGCACGAAGATGAAAACCATCCGGGCATCCAAAAAATTGTTGAAGTTCTTTATGCAACAGAG GATGGATTTGCAGCACCTGCTGAGGACGCAATAGAGGATGACAATGTTGAGTGTGATCTTGGTGATTTCTAA
- the LOC139133009 gene encoding microtubule-associated protein RP/EB family member 3-like isoform X10 yields MWKQRSETNMSAVNVYATSATSENLSRHDMLAWINDSLELNYGKIEQLCSGVAYCQFMDMLFTNCLPLKKVKMQAKLEHEYIQNFKILQAAFKKTGTDKVIPVERLVKGRFQDNFEFVQWFKKYFDANYKGTDYDPVEARGQAQPGGGDMRQPTNRKPVGTAAPQFKSPASRSTRPAASSVVNNNQVAELNQQLLEVKLTVDGLEKERDFYFSKLREIEIICQQHEDENHPGIQKIVEVLYATEPCDGQASKSDQDGFAPPADEEFEGEQDEY; encoded by the exons ATGTGGAAGCAAAGATC TGAAACCAACATGTCGGCTGTTAACGTTTATGCTACCAGCGCGACATCAGAAAACCTAAGCAGACATGATATGTTGGCATGGATTAACGACAGCCTTGAGTTAAATTACGGGAAAATAGAACAGCTTTGTTCAG GGGTTGCGTACTGCCAGTTCATGGATATGCTGTTCACAAACTGTTTACCTCTAAAGAAGGTCAAAATGCAAGCAAAGCTAGAACACGAATAcatccaaaatttcaaaatattacaggCAGCCTTTAAGAAAACAGGAACTGATAAG GTCATTCCAGTTGAAAGACTTGTCAAAGGTAGATTTCaagacaattttgaatttgtacAGTGGTTTAAAAAGTACTTCGATGCAAACTACAAAGGAACGGATTACGACCCAGTAGAGGCCAGGGGGCAGGCACAGCCCGGTGGAGGAGATATGCGACAACCAACGAACAGGAAACCAGTAGGCACGGCAG CACCACAGTTCAAATCACCTGCTTCAAGGAGTACTCGTCCAGCCGCATCTTCGGTGGTAAACAATAACCAAGTCGCAGAGCTTAATCAACAG TTGCTGGAAGTCAAGCTCACGGTTGATGGACTTGAAAAGGAGAGAGACTTTTACTTCAGCAAACTCCgtgaaattgaaattatttgCCAGCAGCACGAAGATGAAAACCATCCGGGCATCCAAAAAATTGTTGAAGTTCTTTATGCAACAGAG CCATGTGATGGTCAAGCTTCTAAGTCGGATCAG
- the LOC139133009 gene encoding microtubule-associated protein RP/EB family member 3-like isoform X8: protein MWKQRSETNMSAVNVYATSATSENLSRHDMLAWINDSLELNYGKIEQLCSGVAYCQFMDMLFTNCLPLKKVKMQAKLEHEYIQNFKILQAAFKKTGTDKVIPVERLVKGRFQDNFEFVQWFKKYFDANYKGTDYDPVEARGQAQPGGGDMRQPTNRKPVGTAGNPSPQFKSPASRSTRPAASSVVNNNQVAELNQQLLEVKLTVDGLEKERDFYFSKLREIEIICQQHEDENHPGIQKIVEVLYATEPCDGQASKSDQDGFAPPADEEFEGEQDEY from the exons ATGTGGAAGCAAAGATC TGAAACCAACATGTCGGCTGTTAACGTTTATGCTACCAGCGCGACATCAGAAAACCTAAGCAGACATGATATGTTGGCATGGATTAACGACAGCCTTGAGTTAAATTACGGGAAAATAGAACAGCTTTGTTCAG GGGTTGCGTACTGCCAGTTCATGGATATGCTGTTCACAAACTGTTTACCTCTAAAGAAGGTCAAAATGCAAGCAAAGCTAGAACACGAATAcatccaaaatttcaaaatattacaggCAGCCTTTAAGAAAACAGGAACTGATAAG GTCATTCCAGTTGAAAGACTTGTCAAAGGTAGATTTCaagacaattttgaatttgtacAGTGGTTTAAAAAGTACTTCGATGCAAACTACAAAGGAACGGATTACGACCCAGTAGAGGCCAGGGGGCAGGCACAGCCCGGTGGAGGAGATATGCGACAACCAACGAACAGGAAACCAGTAGGCACGGCAGGTAATCCAT CACCACAGTTCAAATCACCTGCTTCAAGGAGTACTCGTCCAGCCGCATCTTCGGTGGTAAACAATAACCAAGTCGCAGAGCTTAATCAACAG TTGCTGGAAGTCAAGCTCACGGTTGATGGACTTGAAAAGGAGAGAGACTTTTACTTCAGCAAACTCCgtgaaattgaaattatttgCCAGCAGCACGAAGATGAAAACCATCCGGGCATCCAAAAAATTGTTGAAGTTCTTTATGCAACAGAG CCATGTGATGGTCAAGCTTCTAAGTCGGATCAG
- the LOC139133009 gene encoding microtubule-associated protein RP/EB family member 3-like isoform X21 codes for MWKQRSETNMSAVNVYATSATSENLSRHDMLAWINDSLELNYGKIEQLCSGVAYCQFMDMLFTNCLPLKKVKMQAKLEHEYIQNFKILQAAFKKTGTDKVIPVERLVKGRFQDNFEFVQWFKKYFDANYKGTDYDPVEARGQAQPGGGDMRQPTNRKPVGTAAPQFKSPASRSTRPAASSVVNNNQVAELNQQLLEVKLTVDGLEKERDFYFSKLREIEIICQQHEDENHPGIQKIVEVLYATEDGFAPPADEEFEGEQDEY; via the exons ATGTGGAAGCAAAGATC TGAAACCAACATGTCGGCTGTTAACGTTTATGCTACCAGCGCGACATCAGAAAACCTAAGCAGACATGATATGTTGGCATGGATTAACGACAGCCTTGAGTTAAATTACGGGAAAATAGAACAGCTTTGTTCAG GGGTTGCGTACTGCCAGTTCATGGATATGCTGTTCACAAACTGTTTACCTCTAAAGAAGGTCAAAATGCAAGCAAAGCTAGAACACGAATAcatccaaaatttcaaaatattacaggCAGCCTTTAAGAAAACAGGAACTGATAAG GTCATTCCAGTTGAAAGACTTGTCAAAGGTAGATTTCaagacaattttgaatttgtacAGTGGTTTAAAAAGTACTTCGATGCAAACTACAAAGGAACGGATTACGACCCAGTAGAGGCCAGGGGGCAGGCACAGCCCGGTGGAGGAGATATGCGACAACCAACGAACAGGAAACCAGTAGGCACGGCAG CACCACAGTTCAAATCACCTGCTTCAAGGAGTACTCGTCCAGCCGCATCTTCGGTGGTAAACAATAACCAAGTCGCAGAGCTTAATCAACAG TTGCTGGAAGTCAAGCTCACGGTTGATGGACTTGAAAAGGAGAGAGACTTTTACTTCAGCAAACTCCgtgaaattgaaattatttgCCAGCAGCACGAAGATGAAAACCATCCGGGCATCCAAAAAATTGTTGAAGTTCTTTATGCAACAGAG
- the LOC139133009 gene encoding microtubule-associated protein RP/EB family member 3-like isoform X2, producing MASSESSLTDSETNMSAVNVYATSATSENLSRHDMLAWINDSLELNYGKIEQLCSGVAYCQFMDMLFTNCLPLKKVKMQAKLEHEYIQNFKILQAAFKKTGTDKVIPVERLVKGRFQDNFEFVQWFKKYFDANYKGTDYDPVEARGQAQPGGGDMRQPTNRKPVGTAAPQFKSPASRSTRPAASSVVNNNQVAELNQQLLEVKLTVDGLEKERDFYFSKLREIEIICQQHEDENHPGIQKIVEVLYATEPCDGQASKSDQDGFAAPAEDAIEDDNVECDLGDF from the exons ATGGCTTCGTCAGAGAGTAGTCTCACAGACAG TGAAACCAACATGTCGGCTGTTAACGTTTATGCTACCAGCGCGACATCAGAAAACCTAAGCAGACATGATATGTTGGCATGGATTAACGACAGCCTTGAGTTAAATTACGGGAAAATAGAACAGCTTTGTTCAG GGGTTGCGTACTGCCAGTTCATGGATATGCTGTTCACAAACTGTTTACCTCTAAAGAAGGTCAAAATGCAAGCAAAGCTAGAACACGAATAcatccaaaatttcaaaatattacaggCAGCCTTTAAGAAAACAGGAACTGATAAG GTCATTCCAGTTGAAAGACTTGTCAAAGGTAGATTTCaagacaattttgaatttgtacAGTGGTTTAAAAAGTACTTCGATGCAAACTACAAAGGAACGGATTACGACCCAGTAGAGGCCAGGGGGCAGGCACAGCCCGGTGGAGGAGATATGCGACAACCAACGAACAGGAAACCAGTAGGCACGGCAG CACCACAGTTCAAATCACCTGCTTCAAGGAGTACTCGTCCAGCCGCATCTTCGGTGGTAAACAATAACCAAGTCGCAGAGCTTAATCAACAG TTGCTGGAAGTCAAGCTCACGGTTGATGGACTTGAAAAGGAGAGAGACTTTTACTTCAGCAAACTCCgtgaaattgaaattatttgCCAGCAGCACGAAGATGAAAACCATCCGGGCATCCAAAAAATTGTTGAAGTTCTTTATGCAACAGAG CCATGTGATGGTCAAGCTTCTAAGTCGGATCAG GATGGATTTGCAGCACCTGCTGAGGACGCAATAGAGGATGACAATGTTGAGTGTGATCTTGGTGATTTCTAA
- the LOC139133009 gene encoding microtubule-associated protein RP/EB family member 3-like isoform X12 — translation MASSESSLTDSETNMSAVNVYATSATSENLSRHDMLAWINDSLELNYGKIEQLCSGVAYCQFMDMLFTNCLPLKKVKMQAKLEHEYIQNFKILQAAFKKTGTDKVIPVERLVKGRFQDNFEFVQWFKKYFDANYKGTDYDPVEARGQAQPGGGDMRQPTNRKPVGTAAPQFKSPASRSTRPAASSVVNNNQVAELNQQLLEVKLTVDGLEKERDFYFSKLREIEIICQQHEDENHPGIQKIVEVLYATEDGFAAPAEDAIEDDNVECDLGDF, via the exons ATGGCTTCGTCAGAGAGTAGTCTCACAGACAG TGAAACCAACATGTCGGCTGTTAACGTTTATGCTACCAGCGCGACATCAGAAAACCTAAGCAGACATGATATGTTGGCATGGATTAACGACAGCCTTGAGTTAAATTACGGGAAAATAGAACAGCTTTGTTCAG GGGTTGCGTACTGCCAGTTCATGGATATGCTGTTCACAAACTGTTTACCTCTAAAGAAGGTCAAAATGCAAGCAAAGCTAGAACACGAATAcatccaaaatttcaaaatattacaggCAGCCTTTAAGAAAACAGGAACTGATAAG GTCATTCCAGTTGAAAGACTTGTCAAAGGTAGATTTCaagacaattttgaatttgtacAGTGGTTTAAAAAGTACTTCGATGCAAACTACAAAGGAACGGATTACGACCCAGTAGAGGCCAGGGGGCAGGCACAGCCCGGTGGAGGAGATATGCGACAACCAACGAACAGGAAACCAGTAGGCACGGCAG CACCACAGTTCAAATCACCTGCTTCAAGGAGTACTCGTCCAGCCGCATCTTCGGTGGTAAACAATAACCAAGTCGCAGAGCTTAATCAACAG TTGCTGGAAGTCAAGCTCACGGTTGATGGACTTGAAAAGGAGAGAGACTTTTACTTCAGCAAACTCCgtgaaattgaaattatttgCCAGCAGCACGAAGATGAAAACCATCCGGGCATCCAAAAAATTGTTGAAGTTCTTTATGCAACAGAG GATGGATTTGCAGCACCTGCTGAGGACGCAATAGAGGATGACAATGTTGAGTGTGATCTTGGTGATTTCTAA
- the LOC139133009 gene encoding microtubule-associated protein RP/EB family member 1-like isoform X1 gives MASSESSLTDSETNMSAVNVYATSATSENLSRHDMLAWINDSLELNYGKIEQLCSGVAYCQFMDMLFTNCLPLKKVKMQAKLEHEYIQNFKILQAAFKKTGTDKVIPVERLVKGRFQDNFEFVQWFKKYFDANYKGTDYDPVEARGQAQPGGGDMRQPTNRKPVGTAGNPSPQFKSPASRSTRPAASSVVNNNQVAELNQQLLEVKLTVDGLEKERDFYFSKLREIEIICQQHEDENHPGIQKIVEVLYATEPCDGQASKSDQDGFAAPAEDAIEDDNVECDLGDF, from the exons ATGGCTTCGTCAGAGAGTAGTCTCACAGACAG TGAAACCAACATGTCGGCTGTTAACGTTTATGCTACCAGCGCGACATCAGAAAACCTAAGCAGACATGATATGTTGGCATGGATTAACGACAGCCTTGAGTTAAATTACGGGAAAATAGAACAGCTTTGTTCAG GGGTTGCGTACTGCCAGTTCATGGATATGCTGTTCACAAACTGTTTACCTCTAAAGAAGGTCAAAATGCAAGCAAAGCTAGAACACGAATAcatccaaaatttcaaaatattacaggCAGCCTTTAAGAAAACAGGAACTGATAAG GTCATTCCAGTTGAAAGACTTGTCAAAGGTAGATTTCaagacaattttgaatttgtacAGTGGTTTAAAAAGTACTTCGATGCAAACTACAAAGGAACGGATTACGACCCAGTAGAGGCCAGGGGGCAGGCACAGCCCGGTGGAGGAGATATGCGACAACCAACGAACAGGAAACCAGTAGGCACGGCAGGTAATCCAT CACCACAGTTCAAATCACCTGCTTCAAGGAGTACTCGTCCAGCCGCATCTTCGGTGGTAAACAATAACCAAGTCGCAGAGCTTAATCAACAG TTGCTGGAAGTCAAGCTCACGGTTGATGGACTTGAAAAGGAGAGAGACTTTTACTTCAGCAAACTCCgtgaaattgaaattatttgCCAGCAGCACGAAGATGAAAACCATCCGGGCATCCAAAAAATTGTTGAAGTTCTTTATGCAACAGAG CCATGTGATGGTCAAGCTTCTAAGTCGGATCAG GATGGATTTGCAGCACCTGCTGAGGACGCAATAGAGGATGACAATGTTGAGTGTGATCTTGGTGATTTCTAA
- the LOC139133009 gene encoding microtubule-associated protein RP/EB family member 3-like isoform X4, whose protein sequence is MASSESSLTDSETNMSAVNVYATSATSENLSRHDMLAWINDSLELNYGKIEQLCSGVAYCQFMDMLFTNCLPLKKVKMQAKLEHEYIQNFKILQAAFKKTGTDKVIPVERLVKGRFQDNFEFVQWFKKYFDANYKGTDYDPVEARGQAQPGGGDMRQPTNRKPVGTAGNPSPQFKSPASRSTRPAASSVVNNNQVAELNQQLLEVKLTVDGLEKERDFYFSKLREIEIICQQHEDENHPGIQKIVEVLYATEPCDGQASKSDQDGFAPPADEEFEGEQDEY, encoded by the exons ATGGCTTCGTCAGAGAGTAGTCTCACAGACAG TGAAACCAACATGTCGGCTGTTAACGTTTATGCTACCAGCGCGACATCAGAAAACCTAAGCAGACATGATATGTTGGCATGGATTAACGACAGCCTTGAGTTAAATTACGGGAAAATAGAACAGCTTTGTTCAG GGGTTGCGTACTGCCAGTTCATGGATATGCTGTTCACAAACTGTTTACCTCTAAAGAAGGTCAAAATGCAAGCAAAGCTAGAACACGAATAcatccaaaatttcaaaatattacaggCAGCCTTTAAGAAAACAGGAACTGATAAG GTCATTCCAGTTGAAAGACTTGTCAAAGGTAGATTTCaagacaattttgaatttgtacAGTGGTTTAAAAAGTACTTCGATGCAAACTACAAAGGAACGGATTACGACCCAGTAGAGGCCAGGGGGCAGGCACAGCCCGGTGGAGGAGATATGCGACAACCAACGAACAGGAAACCAGTAGGCACGGCAGGTAATCCAT CACCACAGTTCAAATCACCTGCTTCAAGGAGTACTCGTCCAGCCGCATCTTCGGTGGTAAACAATAACCAAGTCGCAGAGCTTAATCAACAG TTGCTGGAAGTCAAGCTCACGGTTGATGGACTTGAAAAGGAGAGAGACTTTTACTTCAGCAAACTCCgtgaaattgaaattatttgCCAGCAGCACGAAGATGAAAACCATCCGGGCATCCAAAAAATTGTTGAAGTTCTTTATGCAACAGAG CCATGTGATGGTCAAGCTTCTAAGTCGGATCAG